In one window of Oncorhynchus kisutch isolate 150728-3 linkage group LG16, Okis_V2, whole genome shotgun sequence DNA:
- the LOC109890589 gene encoding xin actin-binding repeat-containing protein 2 isoform X3, producing the protein MAMYQAAVSKKEASSSSATVMEESEACSLPGGLASVKKQFESQEYASSSQSQTSITQVHVEKRSVQEVSSSQEVTVRSSVREVNPTTQQEAYFHDQEVTHDQRVQQSNVSSSYENHYDETVKVIGGEDLPKVSTQALKQQYEKTIEQATPGKQMKIDLDYNQFQWAPVNQSSSAAAIYESLSTVKQSSRASAATSYESSSTMRTGVVSSSTAASASSNIRTGAISSSTPALASSNMRTGVVSSSTAASASSNIRTGAVSSSTPALASSNMRTGVVSSSTAASASSMDYETMEHFPPPPTELLPQEVPECCDSLPPQEQAGQQRYIFNKEQYSKQRNLNELKRLYKHMHPEVRRTMEKDYFTDVTEIEQSQLDSEDEMTGEVQQACYVFENSGGDECMSPEGDYLEWDEILKGEVQSMRWMFENKPLDTIKDDTPDEDDDVKNIAEQEIIAGSDVKYTAWMFETQPMDALRADTPDSTVQTGKLTELARGDVRTATYLFETQPLDCLNKFYQEDEQALEVVFTKDITGGDVKTARYLFETQHLDSLSHTETIEESHFLNLKSELEEIKGEVKTTTRMFETQPMCVIRGNSGNILEITAIRREEMEKGDVKTSRWLFETQPLDMINKDPAKVKLICGVSMEDNSQGGVNRGRWLFETKTLDSIKDEEWQSIRQKEEIIGADVRKHCLVFETQQMDTLKDNANARPLPSEEIVGGDVRSAKHLFETVPIENLKDLAEVGKLQKMVASEEEKGDVRHQKWVFESQPLENIREEKKEMTRTINLEELDKGDVTNHKERFETLDLSRCEGAQRIQVEGVTSGSVKSNKVIFESTPMYAMQDSEGHYHEVKTVRREEIVKGDVRSCRWMFETHPIDEFEESINKFQIIKGISKEEIESGDVKTAKWLFETQPLDGIKHFSNTDEDETKTKESVEIEKGDVKTCRWLFETQPMDNLYEKADKVRNETEVEEVNKGDVKTCTWLFETQNLDNICDHSESESETVLKTCTVKQEDVQGKDVHHARFLFETENLENLTGEESGAFRRVTKIDVQSGDVSRMKFLFQNRSSDIMTSTSAETMHKLKTLTAEEIQKGNVVNNMWLFENQPIDTICEVTEGAKDTRTVTDVLGGNVGQGRFVFETYSLDKIQEESTETEMSKLQSIIRDDIEKGDVKSYTMMFENQPLYAICDKEGHYHEVTTMTKEEIMSGDVVGARWLFETKPLDSIRDTDDVYVIKSVTEEDVQKGDVSTARWRFETQPLDEIAEDMKMLTKTVEDIQGGDVKTNKHLFETDELSQKYVRTVSVSEIQKGDVRTASWMFETHSIDKIRGEVSEYDEMETVTKEEVMKGDVKQSVWLFEKQPLDSIKESDGTETVVTREEIPQADVKTTTWLFETTPLTKFNENSVERTEIMGKSIKETLEELYCQKMVDSQGILIETDEIGDVRMAKYRLLNQDAPEIQKEEVIRGDLNNIMMNLLNRREMTETGIVIDQDERGNINTTVKQLFNQEKGFNVEKEEILRGDIQEAINNLLKEEGSSKRGILIQEDEKGDVRMTIYSLLNKEDGGGIEKEDIIKGNVSRTLHSLLSNPGSEESKRIRVEDTERGNVSFYSTCIESGALDYLKQLQFEPNEEQEQAQKERIIGGDVMETKMTLRKNQQQIERTVAEDDIVPGDVNNTVKVFMMEPALLLDNLQKEEIVKGDLRAALDSLTKTISKRVVIEKEEVVKGDLHTTLRSLEEAQNQAKEMEKPEIVRGDIRGALQSLEKSSTTKTEVTVEDLVPGDIKGTLKSLEEAKQAVKEMEKEEIVKGDIHIALKGLHEASSEKKLYQHQVSEQGDVRGTIQLLLEPSTSPRMQRRGSTEGDVKTSIKCLYEGQGQDQDEEQSQMEKEEVIKGDVKGAIKNLMQRKEYSNRKVRKYPPRKAPRAHVKNPLPTQQVMDHEYSDVAKNENVTVNLAPAVKNLSQSQSSKSQDTTQKHTETYTENKSVKSSKTLTQEEHSMTTQVQTVNIVEDSQQEHVKEQTEVKEQTKSVKQKMQPPPKHMIIKKKNLTNQMTDNISINQMTEIKAANQRTVNKAANQMTENKAGNQMIVNKSANHMTENKAANQMIVNKSANHMSENKASNQMSVNKSANHITENKAGNQMIVNKSANHMTENKAVNQMIVNKSANHMTENKAVSDINVTKETQRETQVSDMNVTTQVKTVNMSESSQQTHVKKQAVKQRIPPPPKPIFIKKKNMTNQMTDNASTNQITENEASSDIHVMKETQSTSQTNIVSKQTQETKTMKQLQTTVTEHKTVTQKHNVKNLNTNFRNLDVKRKGMIKKGTPEIHFPPPPTSPPPPSESEMSLPPPPSPVAGSPMSMSCHSPMFPTSRPLIMRQDSDLPPPPPPPPAECGEPDFFPSPPPPPSEAGQDFPPPPPSQQELNSMPHQVPTPPPGKPFKARPLFKIPKSEPPKKPILVKPKWQKKQAVPPPPPPPPQSMTVQTELKEEAVVKEVKSEIGCKQVETTNTTNTQVQSDFTVSMTKIPSPIPVAKPQQEELPRPPKKVFIPPIKIPPPAEPAPVAKPKPYASKFKTPLMLAEERYRVQREEAERNKSQDTTPATSRVTSPTSPPTSMMQMMGSTNVANEQHSVAHKTEQSKVTSEVTQAEETQFKSKVCISSQEPPMKKAPSHIPLSKPLISVGEKKSTSGSGNISSDKKLITTDQSSMVSSGKEHASSVASRKHQAVSTGEHQSVSSGKHQPVSVPAAHPHHESHIKVHSGANVISSSVAEQQSGMNASSRSIISTQSIVQENVHLQSQSAVTYEAEEENNTDASLTQKVKKNPSQPTKIKIPKVTPNFKVRTVKLPTENEKEKSEVVEKDQRAVKNELHVHEMGMETISKSETRVVQESTQTATSSSAKNEVKVATNVIQEKAEEVEKTAAAKETKLEIQRTTKAKQKGIKVPFPKEPKLVPMPVAQAPGHCHISVSHSQQRMQEQHIQKQEQVIVNARVVQQSFQKQEQQVRTQKQQVKSFQQQGEVSKMQQHQERSKAESTDVSVNIAGKAAAQTEAAQSMAESSAESVESTDSEKCVMVQKLLFNIKQLHPGKMDSNSVRTILSGVPDWLMRAEEKRDLTQVAVHQNKKKLTEIIFHVRNLAQAKLVNLEGQMAAMAKQDREPAPASSPAPPTTPASENKGFGGATAKISKTSIGSSRVETHKKVVEEKKISRESKKPELTEVKGPDPRVPSPMLETRTPSPTFISIESVRRTDSPLMVTPSPPPSYRSGATPTPPPPPPRTPTSRFCRATPSPTLSSSEKLAKLKDTTAKLYRGMTPPPPMPEFLTTEQASDREDSPALIEPEIHMQTQEMETGTTTPDVADMDDSMMTVRDKKFFFEEAQKAEVSRTYRRKDPIEIPERLGPEDLEEVPEGVNIDIMKEDLPRLDLSKLVNQFESPQPKLFIRKDPMIITDRLGSDTEDPEADPKTPKTDETSAFNIKAIKNAFDLGDHNALKEVREKQEERERRESESAEPTGHSETKSVTEEFSGMDEFGNITSGVRSETSTHSESHMSRPLPPSYADVVKGTVEEMAVPVKAATEDVLKSFNQSWAETESVFQNLGFSVSEQRTSQIVTHQQETVVTENSSSRVRTVHGVSEEGVSDGVSGRRQTQFP; encoded by the exons ATGGCCATGTATCAGGCTGCCGTGTCCAAGAAGGAGGCCAGCAGCTCATCCGCCACG GTTATGGAGGAGTCTGAAGCCTGTTCTCTGCCAGGGGGTCTGGCCAGCGTGAAGAAACAGTTTGAGAGCCAGGAGTACGCCTCATCCTCCCAGTCCCAGACCAGCATTACTCAGGTCCACGTAGAAAAGAGATCCGTGCAG GAGGTGTCTAGCTCACAGGAGGTGACAGTGAGGAGCAGTGTCAGAGAGGTCAATCCCACCACTCAGCAAGAGGCCTACTTCCATGACCAGGAG GTGACTCATGATCAAAGAGTTCAACAAAGCAACGTGTCCTCCAGTTATGAAAACCATTATGATGAAACAG TTAAGGTCATAGGAGGAGAGGACTTACCAAAGGTCTCCACTCAGGCTTTGAAGCAGCAGTATGAGAAGACGATCGAACAGGCCACGCCGGGCAAGCAAATGAAG ATTGATCTGGATTATAACCAGTTTCAATGGGCACCGGTAAACCAGTCCTCCTCAGCAGCAGCTATCTATGAAAGTTTGTCCACTGTGAAGCAGTCATCCAGGGCTTCAGCAGCAACGAGCTATGAATCCTCATCCACTATGAGGACAGGGGTTGTCTCTTCATCTACCGCTGCCTCAGCCTCATCCAATATCAGGACAGGGGCtatctcttcctctacccctgcCTTAGCTTCATCCAATATGAGGACAGGGGTTGTCTCTTCCTCTACCGCTGCCTCAGCCTCATCCAATATCAGGACAGGGGCtgtctcttcctctacccctgcCTTAGCTTCATCCAATATGAGGACAGGGGTTGTCTCTTCCTCTACTGCTGCCTCAGCCTCATCCATGGATTATGAGACCATGGAGCACTTCCCTCCTCCACCCACTGAACTACTGCCCCAGGAGGTCCCCGAGTGCTGTGACTCTCTCCCGCCTCAGGAGCAGGCTGGCCAACAGAGATACATCTTCAACAAAGAGCAGTACTCCAAGCAGAGGAACCTCAATGAGCTGAAGCGCCTGTACAAGCACATGCACCCAGAGGTTCGGAGGACCATGGAGAAGGATTACTTCACCGACGTCACGGAGATCGAGCAGTCACAGCTGGATAGTGAAGATGAGATGACCGGGGAAGTCCAGCAGGCTTGCTATGTGTTTGAGAACAGTGGTGGGGATGAATGTATGAGCCCTGAGGGAGATTACCTGGAGTGGGATGAGATCCTTAAAGGGGAGGTGCAGTCCATGCGCTGGATGTTTGAGAATAAGCCGCTGGATACCATTAAAGATGACACCCCAGATGAGGATGATGACGTGAAGAACATTGCTGAGCAGGAAATCATTGCAGGAAGTGATGTCAAATACACAGCATGGATGTTTGAGACCCAGCCCATGGATGCGCTGCGTGCAGACACCCCAGACTCCACCGTACAGACAGGGAAATTGACCGAGCTAGCGAGAGGAGATGTACGAACAGCCACCTATCTTTTTGAGACCCAGCCACTGGATTGCCTGAATAAATTCTACCAGGAGGATGAGCAAGCCTTGGAGGTTGTCTTCACTAAAGATATCACAGGAGGGGATGTGAAAACAGCCAGGTATCTGTTTGAAACTCAACACTTGGATTCCCTCAGCCACACAGAGACCATTGAGGAGAGCCACTTCTTGAACCTGAAGTCAGAGCTTGAGGAGATCAAAGGGGAAGTGAAGACAACCACACGGATGTTTGAGACCCAGCCCATGTGTGTCATCAGGGGCAACTCTGGAAATATACTGGAGATCACCGCCATCCgcagggaggagatggagaaaggaGACGTAAAGACCTCCCGCTGGCTCTTTGAGACCCAGCCTCTGGACATGATCAACAAAGACCCTGCCAAGGTGAAGCTGATCTGTGGAGTCTCCATGGAGGACAACTCCCAGGGAGGCGTGAACCGGGGGAGGTGGCTGTTCGAGACAAAGACACTGGACTCCATTAAAGACGAGGAATGGCAAAGCATCAGGCAAAAGGAGGAGATTATTGGAGCAGATGTACGGAAGCACTGCTTGGTTTTCGAGACACAGCAGATGGATACTCTGAAAGACAATGCCAATGCCAGACCTTTACCCTCAGAGGAGATTGTAGGAGGTGATGTGCGATCAGCAAAACATCTGTTTGAGACAGTGCCAATAGAGAACCTGAAGGATCTGGCTGAAGTAGGGAAACTTCAGAAGATGGTTGCGTCCGAGGAGGAGAAGGGTGATGTTAGACATCAGAAGTGGGTTTTTGAAAGTCAACCACTTGAAAACAtaagggaggagaagaaggaaatGACACGCACTATAAACCTTGAAGAACTTGATAAGGGCGACGTCACAAATCACAAGGAAAGATTTGAAACCTTGGATTTAAGCAGATGTGAGGGGGCACAGAGAATCCAAGTTGAAGGTGTTACCAGTGGGTCTGTGAAATCAAACAAAGTAATTTTTGAATCCACCCCGATGTATGCCATGCAAGACAGCGAGGGACACTACCACGAGGTGAAAACCGTGCGACGTGAGGAGATAGTAAAAGGAGATGTTCGCAGCTGCAGGTGGATGTTTGAAACACATCCTATCGATGAGTTTGAGGAAAGTATCAATAAATTCCAGATTATAAAAGGTATATCAAAGGAGGAGATTGAATCGGGCGATGTCAAGACTGCCAAGTGGTTATTTGAAACTCAACCCCTCGATGGTATTAAACATTTTAGCAACACTGATGAAGATGAAACTAAGACAAAGGAGAGTGTTGAAATTGAGAAGGGTGATGTGAAAACCTGCAGGTGGCTGTTCGAGACTCAACCAATGGATAATCTGTATGAGAAAGCAGATAAGGTGAGGAATGAGACTGAGGTTGAGGAGGTCAACAAAGGGGACGTCAAAACATGCACATGGCTCTTTGAGACTCAGAACCTCGATAACATCTGTGACCATTCCGAGTCCGAATCGGAGACCGTTCTCAAAACCTGCACTGTCAAACAAGAGGACGTCCAAGGCAAAGATGTGCATCACGCTCGCTTCCTCTTTGAGACAGAGAACCTGGAGAACCTCACAGGGGAGGAGAGTGGTGCCTTCAGGAGAGTGACTAAGATTGATGTCCAGTCTGGAGATGTGTCTAGGATGAAGTTTCTCTTCCAGAATAGGTCTTCAGACATCATGACCTCAACCTCAGCTGAAACGATGCATAAGCTGAAGACCCTTACGGCGGAGGAAATTCAGAAAGGAAATGTAGTGAACAACATGTGGCTTTTTGAAAACCAACCTATAGACACTATCTGTGAGGTTACAGAGGGAGCCAAGGACACTCGCACCGTAACCGATGTGCTGGGAGGAAACGTTGGTCAAGGACGCTTCGTTTTCGAGACTTACTCTCTCGATAAAATCCAAGAGGAGTCCACCGAGACTGAGATGTCAAAACTCCAGAGCATCATCAGGGACGATATAGAGAAAGGGGATGTGAAAAGCTACACCATGATGTTTGAAAATCAGCCACTGTATGCAATCTGTGACAAAGAGGGCCACTACCATGAAGTTACCACTATGACAAAGGAAGAAATCATGAGCGGAGATGTGGTGGGGGCACGGTGGTTATTTGAGACAAAACCTCTGGATTCAATAAGGGACACAGACGACGTCTATGTCATCAAATCTGTCACTGAGGAGGACGTCCAGAAAGGTGATgtcagcacggccaggtggaggTTCGAAACACAACCTCTTGATGAAATCGCTGAGGACATGAAAATGTTGACTAAAACAGTTGAAGatatccagggtggtgatgtgAAGACAAACAAACACCTTTTTGAGACAGATGAACTGTCCCAGAAGTATGTTAGAACTGTTAGCGTGAGTGAGATCCAAAAAGGGGACGTCAGGACTGCCTCGTGGATGTTTGAAACACACAGCATCGATAAGATCCGTGGCGAGGTCTCAGAATATGATGAAATGGAGACCGTGACAAAAGAAGAAGTGATGAAAGGAGATGTCAAACAGTCTGTGTGGCTCTTTGAAAAACAGCCGCTTGACAGCATTAAAGAGTCAGACGGAACAGAGACTGTTGTCACCCGGGAGGAGATCCCACAAGCAGAtgtaaagacaacaacatggcttTTTGAAACCACTCCTTTAACCAAATTTAATGAGAACAGTGTAGAAAGAACTGAAATAATGGGGAAGAGCATCAAAGAGACCCTTGAAGAGCTGTATTGTCAGAAAATGGTTGACTCACAAGGGATTCTCATTGAGACGGATGAGATCGGAGATGTCAGAATGGCAAAATACAGACTCTTGAACCAAGATGCTCCAGAAATCCAGAAGGAGGAGGTGATCAGAGGGGATCTGAACAACATCATGATGAACCTCCTAAACAGACGAGAaatgacagagacagggataGTCATAGACCAGGACGAGAGaggcaacatcaacacaacagtaAAACAGCTATTCAACCAAGAAAAGGGATTCAATGTTGAGAAGGAGGAAATCCTCAGAGGCGACATTCAAGAGGCCATCAACAACCTACTGAAGGAGGAGGGCTCCTCAAAACGTGGAATTCTGATTCAAGAAGATGAAAAGGGAGATGTGCGAATGACTATATACTCCCTCCTCAATAAGGAAGACGGTGGTGGCATTGAGAAGGAGGATATCATCAAAGGCAATGTCAGTAGGACCCTTCACAGTCTCTTGTCCAACCCAGGGTCAGAGGAATCTAAAAGGATAAGGGTGGAAGACACGGAGAGGGGTAACGTTAGCTTTTACTCCACCTGTATTGAATCTGGGGCACTGGATTACCTCAAACAACTCCAGTTTGAACCTAATGAGGAACAAGAACAGGCGCAGAAGGAGCGTATCATTGGCGGCGACGTTATGGAAACCAAAATGACACTAAGGAAGAATCAACAGCAGATTGAACGCACAGTAGCTGAGGACGATATTGTCCCGGGTGATGTCAACAACACAGTGAAGGTGTTCATGATGGAACCTGCTCTCTTGCTGGACAACCTGCAGAAGGAGGAAATTGTCAAGGGAGATCTGAGGGCAGCACTGGACTCACTGACCAAAACTATTAGCAAGAGAGTCGTGATAGAGAAAGAGGAAGTGGTGAAAGGGGACCTGCACACCACTCTGAGGTCTTTGGAGGAGGCTCAAAACCAAGCCAAGGAAATGGAAAAGCCAGAAATTGTCCGAGGTGATATCCGAGGAGCCCTCCAATCATTAGAGAAATCGTCGACCACCAAGACTGAGGTAACTGTTGAGGATTTAGTGCCCGGCGATATCAAAGGCACCTTGAAATCACTTGAAGAGGCTAAGCAGGCAGTGAAAGAGATGGAAAAGGAGGAGATTGTAAAGGGAGACATTCATATTGCGCTGAAGGGTTTGCACGAGGCCTCGAGTGAGAAAAAGCTTTACCAGCACCAAGTGAGTGAACAGGGGGACGTGAGAGGCACAATACAGCTGTTACTAGAACCATCCACATCCCCCCGAATGCAACGCAGGGGAAGCACTGAGGGAGATGTGAAGACCTCCATAAAATGCCTCTACGAAGGGCAGGGGCAGGACCAGGATGAGGAGCAATCAcagatggagaaggaggaggtgatAAAGGGAGATGTTAAAGGAGCCATAAAGAATCTGATGCAGAGAAAAGAATATTCAAATCGGAAAGTACGAAAGTATCCTCCCAGGAAAGCTCCTAGAGCTCATGTGAAAAATCCATTACCCACACAGCAAGTGATGGACCATGAATACTCAGATGTGGCTAAGAATGAGAACGTCACAGTCAATCTAGCTCCTGCTGTGAAAAACCTGTCTCAGAGTCAGAGCAGTAAATCACAGGACACCACACAAAAGCACACTGAGACGTACACCGAGAACAAATCAGTGAAGAGCAGCAAGACCCTCACCCAAGAGGAACACTCTATGACAACACAGGTCCAAACAGTAAATATTGTGGAGGACTCACAGCAGGAACATGTAAAAGAACAGACTGAAGTTAAAGAACAGACAAAGAGTGTAAAACAGAAAATGCAACCCCCTCCTAAGCACATGATCATAAAGAAGAAAAACCTGACCAATCAGATGACTGATAATATATCAATTAATCAGATGACAGAGATTAAAGCAGCCAATCAGAGGACTGTGAATAAAGCAGCCAATCAGATGACTGAGAATAAAGCAGGCAATCAGATGATtgtaaataaatcagccaatcacatgactgagaataaaGCAGCCAATCAGATGATtgtaaataaatcagccaatcaCATGAGTGAGAATAAAGCATCCAATCAGATGAGTGTGAATAAATCAGCCAATCATATAACTGAGAATAAAGCAGGCAATCAGATGATTGTGAATAAATCAGCCAATCATATGACTGAGAATAAAGCAGTCAATCAGATGATTGTGAATAAATCAGCCAATCATATGACTGAGAATAAAGCAGTCTCAGACATAAATGTGACgaaagaaacacagagagaaacacaagtCTCAGACATGAACGTGACAACACAGGTCAAAACAGTCAATATGTCTGAGTCCTCACAGCAGACACATGTTAAAAAACAGGCTGTGAAACAGAGAATACCACCACCCCCTAAACCCATCTTCATAAAGAAGAAAAACATGACCAATCAGATGACTGACAATGCATCAACGAATCAGATAACTGAGAATGAAGCATCCTCAGACAtacatgtgatgaaagaaactcAAAGCACATCTCAAACTAATATTGTTTCAAAGCAAACACAGGAAACAAAAACAATGAAACAGTTGCAAACGACCGTGACAGAACATAAGACTGTTACACAAAAACACAACGTCAAAAATCTGAATACAAATTTCCGGAACCTGGATGTGAAGAGAAAAGGTATGATAAAGAAAGGGACGCCTGAGATtcatttccctcctcctcccacgtCCCCGCCTCCACCCTCTGAGTCTGAGATGTCTCTTCCTCCCCCGCCCTCACCAGTGGCAGGCAGCCCAATGTCCATGTCATGCCATAGCCCAATGTTTCCCACATCCCGTCCCCtgattatgagacaggacagtgaCCTTccgcctccacctcctccacccccaGCAGAATGCGGGGAGCCTGACTTTTTCCCttctcccccacccccaccctccgaGGCAGGGCAAGactttcctcctcctccgcccTCACAGCAAGAGCTGAACTCAATGCCACACCAAGTGCCTACACCACCACCTGGAAAGCCATTTAAAGCTAGGCCTTTATTCAAAATCCCAAAATCTGAGCCACCCAAGAAACCAATACTGGTCAAACCAAAATGGCAGAAAAAGCAAGCAGTACCACCAccgcctcctccacctcctcagtcAATGACAGTTCAGACAGAACTAAAAGAGGAAGCAGTAGTCAAGGAAGTCAAGAGTGAAATCGGTTGTAAACAGGTGGAAACTACAAATACTACCAACACACAGGTTCAATCTGATTTTACAGTGTCCATGACTAAAATCCCTTCACCAATCCCAGTGGCAAAACCACAACAGGAAGAGTTGCCACGACCACCTAAAAAGGTATTCATCCCTCCAATCAAAATACCCCCACCTGCAGAGCCTGCCCCAGTTGCAAAACCTAAACCGTATGCCAGTAAATTCAAAACCCCACTGATGCTTGCAGAGGAAAGGTATCGTGTGCAaagagaggaggctgagagaaACAAGTCACAAGACACAACTCCCGCCACTTCGCGAGTCACATCTCCCACCTCTCCTCCAACTAGTATGATGCAAATGATGGGCTCAACCAATGTTGCAAATGAACAACACTCAGTTGCACACAAAACAGAGCAGTCAAAAGTGACCTCAGAGGTAACACAGGCTGAGGAAACTCAGTTTAAAAGCAAAGTATGCATTTCATCACAAGAGCCGCCCATGAAGAAAGCTCCATCACATATCCCCCTGAGCAAACCTTTGATCTCAGTGGGGGAAAAGAAATCAACCTCTGGATCTGGAAATATTTCCTCAGATAAGAAACTTATTACCACTGATCAGTCCTCTATGGTCTCTTCTGGGAAAGAACACGCCTCATCTGTTGCCTCCAGAAAACATCAGGCTGTTTCCACTGGCGAGCATCAGTCTGTTTCCTCTGGCAAGCATCAGCCTGTTTCAGTCCCTGCTGCTCACCCTCACCATGAGTCCCACATTAAAGTCCATTCTGGCGCTAATGTGATTTCATCCTCAGTAGCTGAGCAGCAGAGTGGTATGAATGCTAGCTCACGGTCTATCATCTCCACTCAGAGCATTGTCCAGGAAAATGTACATCTTCAATCCCAATCCGCCGTCACATACGAAGCAGAGGAGGAAAATAATACTGACGCCTCTCTCACACAGAAAGTTAAAAAAAATCCATCTCAGCCCACCAAAATCAAAATTCCAAAAGTGACACCAAATTTCAAGGTGAGAACTGTGAAGTTGCCGACAGAGAATGAGAAGGAGAAAAGCGAGGTGGTGGAAAAAGATCAACGAGCAGTGAAAAACGAATTACATGTACATGAAATGGGTATGGAGACTATTTCTAAGAGTGAGACCAGAGTAGTTCAGGAGAGCACGCAGACGGCCACCAGTAGCTCAGCAAAAAATGAAGTAAAGGTGGCGACGAATGTGATACAGGAGAAAGCTGAGGAGGTTGAAAAAACTGCAGCTGCCAAGGAAACAAAGCTGGAGATCCAAAGGACGACAAAGGCAAAGCAGAAAGGCATTAAAGTCCCTTTTCCCAAAGAGCCAAAGCTAGTTCCCATGCCAGTAGCTCAAGCTCCAGGGCACTGCCACATATCTGTCTCCCATAGTCAACAGAGAATGCAGGAACAGCACATTCAGAAGCAGGAGCAAGTGATTGTTAATGCGAGAGTAGTTCAACAGAGCTTCCAGAAGCAGGAACAGCAGGTTCGCACACAGAAGCAGCAGGTCAAGTCTTTCCAACAACAAGGAGAAGTAAGCAAAATGCAGCAGCATCAGGAGAGGTCGAAGGCAGAGTCTACGGATGTCTCCGTGAACATTGCAGGGAAGGCAGCAGCACAGACAGAAGCAGCTCAATCAATGGCGGAAAGCTCAGCTGAATCAGTGGAGAGCACAGATTCAGAGAAATGTGTAATGGTACAGAAGCTGCTATTTAACATTAAGCAGCTTCATCCAGGGAAAATGGATTCAAACTCAGTGAGGACCATACTTAGTGGGGTCCCTGACTGGTTGATGAGGGCGGAGGAAAAGCGTGATTTAACACAGGTTGCTGTTCATCAGAATAAGAAGAAGCTCACAGAGATCATTTTCCATGTGAGAAACCTAGCACAAGCAAAACTTGTAAACTTAGAAGGACAAATGGCAGCCATGGCAAAACAGGATAGAGAACCAGCACCTGCATCATCACCTGCACCACCAACTACACCAGCATCTGAAAATAAAGGATTTGGAGGAGCAACAGCCAAGATATCTAAAACAAGCATTGGCTCATCAAGAGTCGAAACCCATAAGAAAGTGGTTGAGGAGAAGAAGATCTCTCGTGAGAGCAAAAAGCCGGAGCTGACTGAAGTAAAAGGTCCTGATCCCAGAGTTCCCTCTCCTATGCTTGAAACGCGAACACCTTCACCTACCTTCATCAGCATTGAATCAGTGAGGAGAACAGACTCACCCCTCATGGTGACCCCCTCACCTCCTCCGTCATACAGGTCTGGTGccaccccaaccccaccacctccccctccccgcACCCCTACCTCTCGGTTCTGTAGGGCCACACCCTCTCCCACCTTGAGCAGCTCAGAGAAGTTAGCCAAGTTGAAGGACACCACTGCGAAGCTCTATAGGGGCATGACCCCTCCCCCACCCATGCCTGAGTTTCTGACCACAGAGCAAGCCTCTGACAGAGAGGATTCCCCAGCGCTGATTGAACCTGAGATCCACATGCAGACACAGGAGATGGAGACTGGGACGACGACTCCGGATGTGGCTGATATGGATGACTCCATGATGACTGTCAGAGACAAGAAGTTCTTCTTTGAGGAAGCTCAGAAGGCAGAGGTGAGCAGGACATACAGGCGGAAGGACCCCATTGAAATCCCGGAGCGCCTGGGTCCAGAGGATCTAGAGGAAGTTCCTGAGGGTGTGAATATAGACATAATGAAAGAGGATCTCCCTAGGCTTGACCTGTCAAAGCTGGTCAATCAATTTGAATCACCACAACCAAAGCTGTTCATCAGAAAAGATCCCATGATCATCACAGATAGACTGGGAAGTGACACTGAAGATCCAGAGGCAGACCCCAAAACGCCAAAAACTGATGAAACATCTGCCTTCAACATCAAGGCCATCAAGAATGCCTTTGACTTGGGTGATCATAATGCTCTCAaagaagtgagagagaaacaagaggagagagagaggagagaatcagAGTCTGCCGAACCGACGGGCCATTCCGAAACAAAGTCCGTCACTGAGGAGTTCTCTGGCATGGATGAATTTGGCAACATAACAAGCGGGGTGAGGAGCGAGACCAGCACGCACTCTGAGAGCCACATGTcccgccccctccctccctcctatgcCGACGTGGTGAAAGGGACGGTTGAAGAGATGGCAGTTCCTGTGAAGGCCGCCACAGAGGACGTACTGAAGAGCTTCAACCAGTCCTGGGCCGAAACAGAGAGTGTGTTCCAGAATCTGGGATTCAGTgtctcagaacagaggacatcaCAGATTGTAACACACCAGCAGGAGACTGTCGTGACGG AAAATTCGAGTTCCAGAGTCCGAACTGTGCACGGTGTGTCGGAAGAGGGTGTATCCGATGGAGTGTCTGGTCGCAGACAAACACAATTTCCATAA